A genomic stretch from Apodemus sylvaticus chromosome 12, mApoSyl1.1, whole genome shotgun sequence includes:
- the Chi3l1 gene encoding chitinase-3-like protein 1 gives MRTSAEARMHTRVVLTGFVVLMLLQSCSAYKLVCYYTSWSQYREGNGSCIPDDIDRSLCTHIIYSFANISNNKISTWEWNDVSLYGSLNAMKTRNPNLKTLLSVGGWKFGEERFSRIVSNTQSRKTFIQSVAPFLRTYGFDGLDLAWLYPGPKDKQDFTTLIKELKAEFTKEVQPGTERLLLSAAVSAGKVAIDSGYNIAQIAQHLDFINLMTYDFHGVWRQATGHHSPLFRGQEDTKSDRFSNVDYAVGYMLRLGAPASKLVMGIPTFGKTFTLATSESWVGAPISGPGLPGRFTKEEGTLAYYEICDFLRGAEVHRIPGQQVPFATRGNQWVGYDDLESVKNKVKYLKNKPLAGAMVWALDLDDFRGSCLQNGRFPLTNAIKEALAAA, from the exons ATGCGCACCTCTGCTGAAGCCAGGATGCACACGAGGGTGGTGCTGACAG GCTTTGTGGTCCTGATGCTGCTCCAGAGCT GCTCTGCATACAAGCTGGTCTGTTACTACACCAGCTGGTCCCAGTACCGGGAAGGCAATGGGAGCTGCATCCCGGATGACATCGACCGTTCCCTGTGCACCCACATCATCTACAGCTTTGCCAACATCAGCAACAACAAGATCAGCACCTGGGAGTGGAATGACGTGTCACTCTATGGCTCACTGAATGCAATGAAGACCAG AAACCCCAACCTGAAGACCCTCCTGTCTGTTGGAGGATGGAAATTTGGCGAGGAAAG ATTTTCCAGGATCGTCTCCAACACTCAGAGTCGCAAGACTTTCATCCAGTCCGTGGCCCCGTTCCTGCGGACCTATGGCTTTGATGGGCTGGATCTCGCCTGGCTCTACCCTGGCCCAAAAGACAAGCAGGATTTCACCACCCTGATCAAG GAACTGAAGGCAGAATTCACAAAGGAGGTCCAGCCAGGCACAGAGAGACTCCTGCTCAGCGCAGCTGTGTCCGCAGGAAAGGTGGCCATTGACAGTGGCTATAACATCGCCCAGATAGCCCA ACACCTGGATTTTATCAATCTCATGACCTACGATTTCCATGGAGTCTGGCGCCAAGCCACAGGACATCACAGCCCCCTCTTCCGAGGCCAGGAGGACACTAAGTCTGACAGATTCAGCAATGTG GACTATGCTGTGGGGTACATGCTGAGGCTGGGAGCCCCTGCAAGCAAGCTAGTGATGGGCATCCCCACCTTTGGGAAGACCTTCACTCTGGCAACTTCTGAGAGTTGGGTGGGAGCTCCAATCTCAGGGCCAGGATTACCAGGCCGGTTCACCAAGGAGGAAGGGACCCTCGCCTACTATGAG ATATGCGACTTCCTCAGAGGAGCTGAAGTACATAGAATCCCTGGCCAGCAGGTTCCCTTTGCTACCAGGGGCAACCAGTGGGTGGGGTATGATGACCTGGAGAGTGTCAAAAACAAG GTTAAGTACCTGAAGAACAAGCCCCTGGCAGGGGCCATGGTGTGGGCACTGGATTTGGATGATTTCCGGGGCTCCTGTTTGCAAAATGGACGCTTCCCGCTCACCAACGCCATCAAGGAGGCCCTGGCTGCGGCTTAG